One part of the Drosophila teissieri strain GT53w chromosome 3R, Prin_Dtei_1.1, whole genome shotgun sequence genome encodes these proteins:
- the LOC122619201 gene encoding 26S proteasome non-ATPase regulatory subunit 13 — protein MSNPQPNVTAYLATQKKTTNKELAAEWTLIEELYNEKLWNELTIKLVTFVRHESLQDETALLQLYQNFLSTFETKINPYGLIQILEVVVDNIGDKKEAIEFLEKMKDKVKICDEAVWYLQVMQGNLYLSNLNDLNATKKIIEELRDVLEEAGNVTPVHGKYYMLASQYYRRVGKHSDYYRCGLQFLGCSLDEYPRDQWAQQAFFLGLAALLGDGVYNIGELLAHPILESLKGTENEWLMELLKAFNTGDINKFNDMKKIWSKIPDLAAQEVKLRQKISLLCLMEMTFKRSAIERAITFTDIAQETKLPAKEVELLIMKALALDLVRGEIDQVAGVVNMSWVQPRVLNRSQIVGMASTLDTWMGAITNMEKLMENRAAEILTN, from the exons ATGTCCAATCCTCAGCCGAATGTCACCGCTTATCTGGCGACCCAGAAGAAGACCACCAACAAAGAGCTCGCCGCCGAGTGGACGCTCATCGAGGAGCTCTACAATGAAAA ACTCTGGAATGAGCTGACCATCAAACTGGTGACCTTCGTGCGCCACGAATCCTTGCAGGACGAAACggcgctgctgcagctttACCAGAACTTCCTGTCCACCTTCGAGACCAA AATAAACCCCTATGGCCTCATCCAGATTCTCGAAGTGGTGGTGGACAACATCGGTGATAAGAAGGAGGCCATCGAATTCTTGGAGAAGATGAAGGACAAGGTGAAGATCTGCGATGAGGCCGTTTGGTATCTGCAGGTGATGCAGGGCAATCTCTACCTCAGCAACCTAAATGATCTGAATGCCACCAAGAAGATCATCGAGGAACTCCGTGATGTGCTCGAGGAAGCGGGCAATGTGACGCCCGTCCACGGCAAATACTACATGCTGGCATCCCAGTATTACCGGCGAGTAGGCAAGCATAGCGACTACTACCGATGTGGCCTGCAGTTTCTGGGCTGCTCATTGGATGAGTACCCCCGTGATCAGTGGGCCCAGCAGGCATTCTTCTTGGGTCTGGCTGCTCTCCTGGGCGATGGTGTTTACAACATTGGCGAATTGCTGGCACATCCCATCCTGGAGTCGCTAAAGGGCACGGAAAATGAGTGGCTTATGGAGCTGCTTAAAGCCTTTAACACGGGCGATATTAACAA GTTTAATGATATGAAGAAAATCTGGTCCAAAATCCCCGATTTGGCTGCCCAGGAAGTCAAGTTGCGCCAGAAGATCTCCCTCCTCTGCCTCATGGAGATGACCTTCAAGCGCTCAGCCATCGAGCGAGCCATCACCTTCACGGACATCGCGCAAGAGACCAAACTGCCCGCCAAGGAAGTGGAACTGCTTATCATGAAGGCTCTGGCTTTGGACCTCGTCCGCGGCGAGATTGACCAAGTGGCTGGAGTGGTGAACATGTCGTGGGTGCAACCACGCGTCCTTAACCGTAGTCAGATTGTCGGCATGGCCAGCACTTTGGACACATGGATGGGCGCCATCACGAACATGGAGAAACTGATGGAGAATCGTGCCGCCGAAATTCTCACCAATTAG
- the LOC122619202 gene encoding glutathione-specific gamma-glutamylcyclotransferase 1 gives MAHFSGHRQPAEVPAHFKDLFTNGQLGAAEEGNNNNDQNEQENRPSNNNNAGPADPACWVFGYGSLCWHPGFTYTKCITGYIRGYVRRFWQGNVTHRGCEEKPGRVATLVEDKEGITWGCAYRITGSTALDYLKQRECTLGGYATIDTKFFPRVASQDTPFSGEAVEVLVYVATPENIHWLGDDPVEEIAQQIVSCRGPSGHNAEYLLRLALFMHEEIPGVRDDHLFELERLVLEELYRRQIPLSSVMGRNPDRIRRDSHEDIRRPPSFEFTSRVPDTKLRCLNI, from the exons ATGGCACACTTTAGTGGTCATCGCCAGCCGGCGGAGGTGCCGGCCCATTTCAAGGATCTCTTCACCAATGGCCAGTTGGGCGCGGCGGAGGagggcaacaataacaatgacCAGAACGAGCAGGAGAATCGTCccagtaacaacaacaatgctgGACCCGCGGATCCCGCCTGCTGGGTCTTCGGTTACGGATCCTTGTGCTGGCATCCCGGCTTCACCTACACCAAGTGCATTACCGGCTACATTAGGGGATATGTTCGCCGTTTCTGGCAGGGCAACGTCACACATCGCGGCTGCGAAGAAAAG CCTGGACGTGTTGCAACGCTCGTTGAGGACAAAGAG GGAATCACTTGGGGCTGCGCCTATAGAATAACAGGCAGCACGGCACTGGACTATCTCAAGCAGCGCGAGTGCACACTGG GTGGCTATGCAACGATTGATACCAAGTTCTTCCCGCGCGTCGCCTCGCAGGACACGCCCTTTAGCGGCGAGGCGGTCGAGGTACTGGTCTATGTGGCCACGCCAGAGAATATCCATTGGTTGGGCGATGATCCGGTGGAGGAGATTGCCCAGCAGATTGTATCCTGCCGCGGACCCAGCGGACACAATGCCGAGTACCTGCTGCGCCTGGCGTTGTTCATGCACGAGGAGATACCCGGCGTTAGGGACGATCATCTGTTCGAGCTGGAGCGCTTGGTTTTAGAGGAACTGTATCGCCGCCAAATACCTCTGTCGTCTGTGATGGGCCGCAATCCAGATAGGATACGGCGCGACTCGCACGAGGACATCCGCCGCCCGCCATCCTTCGAGTTCACCTCCCGCGTGCCTGATACCAAGCTGCGTTGCCTGAACATTTGA
- the LOC122620296 gene encoding spaetzle-processing enzyme-like translates to MQKVFFAFFKYGFLLSLSFEYGIAKTFSKCGVDEYCTNLNGCQPLKYFLESLEISYSKKIILWERQCGNNKYCCPKKGYRAPNEQCIMLDKCLQLNGQTGTMAVLKSFINRICYINLSQKYLLNRIYVYCQGQEFPPCKSDEICQSIESCGTLERILRSHQSEMALDILIRRQCGRNTYCCPKKVFPDCHPNERCIRLNKCHEINNISKRHGLRSDDDRWCAIDTRKKDMGKRFYTCCPEPGNVLPSSCGQAPLAYRVAYGTEATPNQYPWMTMLIYENTTLPYPNSMSACAGSLINSRYVVTAAHCVVKGKSVNKDLVLRRVRLGEHDTKANPDCDLTGKCSAPFVEIDVESFNVHEAYSNTSMFESDIALIRLKVPVRYSTEVQPICLPKDPIPLYNKPLEIAGWGKTENGSRSQDLLRNTIFENRYYCQKQISIFRGDTQICAGGFSGEDACKGDSGGPLMVTLGHGNEEFVYLAGIISYGYGPCGGDSKGVYTKTGVFFKWIKANLKP, encoded by the exons atgcaaaaagtattttttgctttctttaaATATGGATTTCTACTGTCACTGTCATTTGAATATG GAATtgccaaaacattttcaaagtgtGGCGTCGATGAGTACTGTACAAACCTTAATGGATGCCAACCCTTGAAGTACTTTCTGGAATCGCTGGAAATCAGctattcaaaaaaaataatattatgggAAAGACAATGTGGTAATAATAAATACTGCTGCCCAAAAAAAG GCTATCGAGCACCCAATGAGCAATGCATCATGCTAGATAAGTGCCTTCAGTTGAATGGCCAAACAGGGACGATGGCTGTTTTGAAATCATTTATAAACCGCATATGTTATATAAATCTGTCACAGAAATACTTGCTCAATAGAATCTACGTATACTGTCAAGGACAAG AATTTCCTCCCTGCAAATCCGATGAGATTTGTCAAAGCATCGAAAGCTGCGGCACTTTGGAGCGCATTCTGCGATCCCATCAATCTGAAATGGCCCTCGATATATTAATAAGAAGGCAATGTGGCAGAAATACTTACTGCTGTCCAAAGAAGG TATTTCCAGATTGTCACCCCAATGAAAGATGCATCCGATTGAACAAGTGCCATGAGATCAATAATATTTCGAAGCGACATGGGCTCCGTTCAGATGATGACAGATGGTGTGCCATCGATACCAGAAAGAAAGATATGGGAAAGCGCTTCTACACCTGCTGCCCAGAACCAGGTAACGTTCTGCCATCTTCCTGTGGACAAGCCCCTCTAGCCTACCGAGTGGCATATGGCACAGAGGCGACACCCAACCAATATCCTTGGATGACCATGCTTATCTACGAGAATACCACACTTCCATATCCAAACAGCATGTCCGCCTGTGCGGGCTCGCTGATCAACTCACGCTACGTGGTGACCGCTGCCCACTGTGTGGTCAAGGGTAAGAGTGTGAATAAGGACCTGGTGCTCAGGAGAGTGCGGCTGGGCGAGCATGACACCAAGGCCAATCCAGATTGCGACCTCACAGGAAAATGCTCTGCCCCCTTTGTGGAGATTGACGTGGAGTCCTTCAATGTCCATGAAGCCTACTCTAACACCTCGATGTTTGAGAGCGATATCGCCTTGATTCGCCTTAAAGTGCCAGTTCG GTATTCCACAGAAGTTCAACCGATTTGTCTGCCGAAAGACCCCATCCCCTTATATAATAAACCATTGGAAATCGCCGGTTGGGGCAAAACCGAAAACGGAAGTCGTAGTCAGGATTTGTTGCGCAACACCATTTTCGAAAACAGGTACTACTGCCAAAAACAGATATCGATCTTCCGTGGCGATACACAAATCTGCGCTGGGGGCTTCAGTGGAGAAGACGCTTGTAAGGGCGATTCCGGAGGTCCCTTGATGGTAACCCTTGGACATGGCAACGAGGAATTCGTATATCTGGCTGGGATCATTTCATATGGATATGGGCCTTGTGGTGGAGACTCTAAGGGTGTCTACACAAAGACTGGAGTGTTTTTCAAATGGATAAAAGCCAATTTAAAGCCCTAA